In the Colwellia sp. 20A7 genome, one interval contains:
- a CDS encoding DUF3015 domain-containing protein gives MKKLLIASAMLVSTSALADAPGSQTCGWGNMLFAGQSGTPSHVLAATTNGSTGNNTFGMTFGTNGCSTDGTLTYGGKEMIDVSMIMDEFSEDVARGNGEALTAVAVSLGVSEAERAHFEATLHNNFDTLFPSENATTEHVVSSMFSLMKNDEILAKYTA, from the coding sequence ATGAAAAAATTATTGATTGCATCTGCAATGTTAGTATCTACATCTGCTTTAGCTGATGCACCTGGTAGCCAAACTTGTGGTTGGGGTAATATGTTATTTGCTGGCCAAAGTGGCACGCCAAGTCATGTACTTGCAGCGACAACTAACGGCTCAACAGGTAACAATACTTTTGGTATGACTTTTGGTACTAATGGTTGTTCTACTGACGGTACGTTAACGTACGGCGGCAAGGAAATGATTGATGTTAGTATGATTATGGACGAGTTTAGTGAAGATGTTGCACGTGGTAACGGTGAAGCATTAACAGCTGTAGCTGTTTCTTTAGGTGTTTCTGAAGCTGAGCGTGCTCACTTTGAAGCAACTTTACATAATAACTTCGATACATTATTCCCTTCTGAAAATGCAACTACTGAACATGTTGTTAGTTCTATGTTTTCATTAATGAAAAATGATGAGATATTAGCTAAATACACTGCATAG
- a CDS encoding NAD-glutamate dehydrogenase, producing MALVNGSPSVILKNVAQLIKKKVPTESAELVDQFATLLYSNISSFDLSERNDSDMYGATLSLWSSLNEHTNKKPVIHVFNPSVSKNGWKSSHTIIEVIIKDMPFLVDSIRIALNRLGLSPHLMLNSPLKVVRDKKKNIIEVASSADTTKKAAVQETAFFIEIDRQPDQQALDNIKNELLSVVEDITLTVDDWEPMLKKLKGTITEVSKGKLPGGKQAKDDTVEFLTWVASNNFTLMGYRSYEVSAVKGDIKLEGDFESSLGLMRNSSVTKNRLISTLSESGREVALGSNHLILTKTNSRSRVHRPVQLDYIGVKRFDAKGNVIGEDRFIGLFGSSYYTNSALDLPLIKTKVQQVCDSSGFAQGTHAYKTLINILETFPRDEILQSNTAELLKNVKGILQMQERDYCGLFVRRDAFDRFYSCMVYVPRERYTTKLRIETQLLLQEAFGSDEEVQFTTYFSESVQARTHYIVQVKSTKADVNVKEIEKNLNEAARNWDDKLATALAENKGEVAAKALCNKYIKFPQSYKDEVLPGSAIVDIEKLEGVNLSDNLEMLFYQPLEEKADSRFVKLKLFHKGDPIHLSDVLPILENFGLRVIGESPYAIKTSEGETFWILDFSMLLNGDSSFDIYTVSALFQDAFAKVWRGDLEDDGFNRLILGAGLEGRSVSILRAFAKYEFQIGGRFSQSYIEDAFARYPDIAQLLINLFIHRFDPKNNASESAKEKTQVKLLAAIETSLDNVANLDDDRIIRRFSEMILATIRTNYFQKDSLLGDKAYISFKITPDKISEMPQPVPKFEIFVYSPQVEGVHLRGGKVARGGLRWSDRREDFRTEVLGLVKAQQVKNSVIVPVGAKGGFVCKQLPTGSRQEIFEAGKECYRTFIRALLDITDNIVDGEIVPPVDVVRLDEDDAYLVVAADKGTATFSDIANSISDEYNFWLGDAFASGGSVGYDHKAMGITARGAWESVKRHFREIDIDCQSTDFTCIAIGDMAGDVFGNGMLLSKHIRLQAAFNHMHIFIDPNPDAASSYPERERLFNLPGCSWEDYNEKLISEGGGIFSRHVKSIKLTPQIKKMLGTQKQSMSPTDLIQAILTMKVDLLWNGGIGTYVKSTKETHLEVGDRANDALRINGCDLQAKIVGEGGNLGFTQLGRVEFASNGGRINTDAVDNAGGVDCSDNEVNIKILLNTLVQSGDLTIKQRNKLLYDMTDAVGNLVIEDCYRQTHSLSITAMRGVTQLKEQVRFIHELERTGKLNRALEFIPDDEEIADRVSKDKGLTRPELSVLLAYSKMVLKEDLIHPDVTDNSYYDQLLINAFPEQLHKKYQEQMQQHPLRAEIIATKLANKMGNDMGFNFVNRMQEETGATIAEIANSYTISCAIFELEEFWKKIEVLNNKISTSIQTEMLFQYRRTVRRATRWFLRHRNKALTIEQSIALYKPTFAIMSKKLNSFIIESELKQLERVENDLVAANVPKEIAIRISQLSTIFSALDIAEIADEDGRDVELVASLYFKLGVRLDLHWFLDQITRQPVGNHWQALARASFREELDWQQRSLTAVVLRCDCSATAKDLDNMLEAWVNTNAQPLNRWKSILADFKVGQTHEFAKFSVALRELMLLSLNCQRLVKSD from the coding sequence ATGGCGTTAGTGAATGGTTCACCATCAGTTATACTGAAAAATGTAGCACAATTAATAAAGAAAAAAGTTCCTACAGAATCAGCAGAATTAGTCGATCAATTTGCAACCTTACTTTATAGCAATATCTCTTCATTTGATTTATCTGAACGTAATGATAGTGATATGTATGGTGCAACATTAAGTTTATGGAGCTCACTTAATGAACACACAAATAAAAAACCGGTAATACATGTTTTTAATCCGTCGGTAAGTAAAAATGGCTGGAAATCAAGCCACACAATAATAGAAGTAATCATTAAGGATATGCCTTTCCTGGTTGACTCTATTCGAATAGCACTTAACCGCTTAGGTTTATCTCCACATTTAATGCTTAACTCACCGTTAAAAGTTGTTAGAGATAAAAAGAAAAATATCATCGAAGTTGCATCTAGTGCTGATACAACTAAGAAAGCGGCTGTACAAGAAACAGCATTCTTTATTGAAATTGATCGCCAGCCTGATCAACAGGCACTTGATAATATTAAAAATGAATTGCTTAGCGTTGTAGAAGACATCACTCTAACGGTTGATGATTGGGAGCCAATGCTTAAAAAGTTAAAAGGTACTATTACTGAAGTATCTAAAGGTAAATTACCGGGTGGAAAACAAGCCAAAGATGATACCGTTGAGTTTTTAACTTGGGTAGCAAGTAATAATTTCACCTTGATGGGGTATCGCTCTTATGAAGTATCAGCGGTAAAAGGAGATATAAAACTTGAAGGCGACTTTGAGTCTAGTCTCGGTTTAATGAGAAACTCGAGTGTTACCAAAAATAGATTAATTTCTACCTTAAGTGAATCAGGCCGTGAAGTGGCATTAGGTAGTAATCACCTTATTTTAACAAAAACAAATTCCCGCTCTAGAGTACATAGACCCGTACAATTAGACTACATTGGAGTAAAACGCTTTGATGCCAAAGGTAATGTTATTGGTGAAGATCGTTTTATTGGTTTATTTGGTTCGTCTTATTATACCAATAGTGCATTAGACTTACCGCTGATTAAAACCAAAGTACAACAAGTGTGCGATTCATCAGGTTTTGCTCAAGGTACTCATGCATATAAAACGTTAATTAATATTTTAGAAACCTTCCCAAGGGATGAAATATTACAAAGTAATACTGCTGAACTACTGAAGAATGTTAAAGGTATCTTGCAAATGCAAGAACGCGATTATTGTGGTTTATTTGTTAGACGCGATGCTTTTGATCGTTTCTACTCGTGTATGGTTTATGTACCACGTGAACGTTACACCACAAAATTACGCATAGAAACCCAATTACTGTTACAAGAAGCCTTTGGCAGTGATGAAGAAGTACAGTTTACTACTTATTTTTCTGAATCAGTGCAAGCAAGAACGCACTACATTGTTCAAGTAAAATCAACAAAAGCAGATGTTAACGTGAAAGAAATTGAAAAGAATTTAAATGAAGCAGCACGAAACTGGGATGATAAATTAGCCACCGCTCTTGCTGAAAATAAAGGGGAAGTAGCCGCTAAAGCATTATGTAATAAATACATTAAATTCCCACAATCATATAAAGATGAAGTATTACCGGGCTCTGCCATTGTTGATATCGAAAAGTTAGAAGGCGTAAACCTTTCTGATAATTTAGAAATGTTGTTTTATCAACCATTAGAAGAAAAAGCGGATAGCCGTTTTGTAAAACTGAAACTTTTCCATAAAGGTGATCCTATCCATCTTTCAGATGTATTACCTATTTTGGAAAACTTCGGTTTACGCGTTATTGGTGAAAGCCCTTATGCGATTAAAACATCTGAAGGTGAAACATTCTGGATATTAGATTTCTCTATGCTACTCAATGGTGACAGTTCATTTGATATTTATACTGTTAGTGCTTTATTTCAAGATGCCTTTGCTAAAGTATGGCGAGGCGATTTAGAAGATGATGGTTTTAACCGTCTTATTTTAGGCGCAGGCTTAGAAGGACGCAGTGTTTCTATTTTACGTGCTTTTGCTAAATACGAATTCCAAATAGGTGGACGTTTTAGTCAAAGCTACATTGAAGATGCCTTTGCGCGTTATCCTGATATAGCACAGTTATTAATTAACTTATTTATTCATCGTTTTGATCCAAAAAATAATGCTAGTGAAAGTGCTAAAGAAAAGACCCAAGTAAAATTATTAGCTGCTATTGAAACGTCGTTAGATAATGTTGCTAACTTAGATGATGATCGAATCATCAGACGTTTTTCAGAAATGATTCTTGCCACTATCCGAACTAACTACTTCCAAAAAGATAGTTTATTGGGTGACAAGGCGTATATCTCATTTAAAATAACCCCAGATAAAATTAGTGAGATGCCACAACCCGTACCTAAATTTGAGATATTTGTTTATTCTCCTCAAGTTGAAGGTGTACATCTACGTGGTGGTAAAGTTGCTCGTGGTGGTTTACGTTGGTCTGACAGACGTGAAGATTTCCGCACTGAAGTGTTAGGCTTAGTGAAAGCACAACAAGTTAAAAATAGCGTAATTGTTCCCGTTGGCGCAAAGGGTGGTTTTGTTTGTAAGCAGCTGCCAACAGGCTCGCGCCAAGAAATATTTGAAGCAGGCAAAGAATGTTACAGAACCTTCATTCGAGCTTTACTAGATATAACAGACAACATTGTTGATGGCGAAATTGTTCCTCCTGTTGATGTTGTTCGTCTTGATGAAGATGATGCATATTTAGTTGTTGCTGCCGATAAAGGCACGGCAACCTTTTCCGATATTGCTAATAGTATTTCAGATGAATACAACTTCTGGCTTGGCGATGCATTCGCTTCAGGTGGTAGTGTTGGCTATGATCATAAAGCGATGGGTATAACTGCACGAGGCGCTTGGGAATCGGTTAAACGTCACTTTAGAGAAATAGATATTGATTGTCAGAGTACTGACTTTACGTGTATTGCGATTGGAGACATGGCGGGTGATGTGTTTGGTAACGGCATGTTGTTGTCTAAACATATTCGTTTACAAGCTGCGTTTAACCACATGCATATCTTTATTGACCCTAATCCAGATGCTGCGAGTTCTTACCCTGAACGAGAACGTTTATTTAATTTACCAGGCTGTAGCTGGGAAGATTACAATGAAAAATTAATTTCAGAAGGTGGCGGTATTTTCAGTCGTCATGTGAAGTCAATTAAGTTAACACCACAAATTAAAAAGATGTTGGGCACACAAAAACAAAGCATGTCGCCTACTGATTTAATTCAAGCTATTTTAACAATGAAAGTAGATTTATTGTGGAATGGCGGTATCGGCACTTATGTGAAAAGCACGAAAGAAACTCATTTAGAAGTAGGTGACCGAGCAAATGACGCATTACGAATTAACGGCTGTGACTTACAAGCTAAAATTGTAGGTGAGGGCGGAAACCTTGGTTTTACCCAGCTTGGACGAGTTGAGTTTGCATCTAATGGTGGTCGTATTAATACTGATGCAGTTGATAATGCCGGTGGTGTTGATTGTAGTGATAATGAAGTTAATATTAAAATTCTATTAAATACGCTTGTTCAATCGGGTGATTTAACGATTAAACAGCGCAACAAGTTACTTTATGACATGACTGATGCCGTTGGTAATTTAGTTATTGAAGATTGTTACCGTCAAACACACTCATTATCAATCACCGCTATGCGTGGCGTTACTCAACTAAAAGAACAAGTGCGCTTTATTCATGAATTAGAGCGTACAGGTAAACTTAATAGAGCATTAGAGTTTATTCCTGATGATGAAGAGATAGCAGACAGAGTTTCCAAAGATAAAGGGTTAACTCGTCCTGAATTATCAGTATTACTTGCATACAGTAAAATGGTGTTAAAAGAAGATCTTATTCACCCAGATGTAACTGATAACTCATATTACGATCAATTATTAATTAATGCATTTCCAGAACAGTTACATAAAAAGTATCAAGAACAAATGCAGCAACATCCACTTCGTGCTGAAATTATTGCTACTAAACTGGCAAATAAAATGGGTAACGATATGGGCTTTAATTTTGTTAATCGCATGCAAGAAGAAACAGGTGCAACGATTGCAGAAATAGCGAATAGCTACACTATTTCATGTGCAATATTTGAACTTGAAGAGTTTTGGAAAAAAATTGAAGTGTTAAATAATAAAATTTCTACTTCAATTCAAACAGAAATGTTATTCCAGTATCGACGTACGGTAAGACGAGCTACTCGTTGGTTCTTACGTCATCGTAATAAGGCATTAACCATTGAGCAATCAATAGCGCTGTACAAACCTACATTTGCTATTATGTCTAAGAAATTAAATAGCTTTATTATTGAAAGTGAACTAAAACAATTAGAACGTGTTGAAAATGATCTAGTTGCAGCTAACGTACCTAAAGAAATTGCTATCCGTATTTCTCAATTAAGTACTATTTTTTCAGCATTAGATATAGCAGAGATTGCTGATGAAGATGGAAGAGATGTAGAGCTTGTTGCTAGCCTTTACTTTAAATTAGGTGTTCGATTAGATTTACATTGGTTCTTAGATCAGATTACACGCCAACCTGTGGGAAATCATTGGCAAGCACTAGCTAGAGCATCATTTAGAGAAGAGCTAGATTGGCAGCAACGTTCATTAACAGCTGTTGTATTACGATGCGATTGCAGTGCTACAGCGAAAGATCTAGATAATATGCTGGAAGCATGGGTTAACACTAATGCTCAACCATTAAATAGATGGAAGAGTATTTTAGCTGACTTTAAAGTAGGTCAAACTCATGAATTTGCTAAGTTCTCAGTCGCTTTACGTGAATTAATGCTATTAAGCTTAAACTGTCAAAGGTTAGTAAAATCGGATTAA
- a CDS encoding efflux RND transporter permease subunit, with protein sequence MKTSLANRLEIGLFRHKILVLMMFVLVSGFLLFQATQIQLGASFTKNIPLNHSYMKTYLKHRENFGGANNILISVCNSDGDIFNPEFFEALKGVHDKLFFIPGVDRIQVKSLYSPSTRFVEVVEDGFAGGPVIPADFQPDERGLAIVKGNIEKAGIVGSIVADDYSCAMVKASLLDFNPDTGEKLDILTIAAQLEEDVRQSFEKDNITVHIIGFAKVVGDVADGAKGVVVFFLIAIAITAIMVYFFCHSISLTLLPILCSLVAVIWQLGMLSTLGFGLDPMSILVPFLVFAIGVSHGVQMINSVVRQVSLGFSSQAAAQISFRALLIPGGIALLSDTIGFMTLLSIDIGVIRELAITASLGVAMIILTNLILLPLLVSYLKITPKDRNNHAGNIGEESPIWRFMATFATRKTAIVILGLTVVLYAAGLFNSQNLKIGELHAGAPALHESSRYNQDTFLITDRYAISVDYMSVIIETTPDACTYYETMNIIDRFQWRMENVPGVQSAVSLASISKIVNAGYNEGNPNWRVIPRNQQTLVQSIARVPSSSGLLNNDCSVMPVILFLQDHKADTIERVVDEVKLAAQELGNDQLQFKLASGPIGVMAATNEAVAEAQLPMMIYVYGAVIILCLLSFRSIRATIVVVLPLYIVSTLAQWLMTVLDIGLTVSTLPVIALGVGIGVDYGIYILSTMNNELKNGANVHDAYLAALKERGSAVLITGITLAIGVSTWFFSDLKFQVDMGILLTFMFLVNMLAAVIVLPALAALLWPNKKD encoded by the coding sequence ATGAAAACTTCTCTCGCAAACCGTTTAGAAATTGGTCTATTTCGTCATAAAATCTTAGTATTAATGATGTTTGTCCTTGTTAGTGGCTTTTTGTTATTTCAAGCGACTCAAATTCAATTAGGCGCTTCATTTACTAAAAATATTCCGCTTAACCATAGTTATATGAAAACCTATTTAAAACATAGGGAAAATTTTGGTGGTGCTAATAACATCTTAATATCTGTTTGTAATAGTGACGGCGATATTTTTAACCCAGAATTTTTTGAAGCGCTGAAAGGCGTTCATGACAAATTGTTTTTTATTCCGGGTGTTGACCGTATTCAAGTTAAATCATTATATTCTCCTAGTACTCGTTTTGTCGAAGTAGTAGAAGATGGTTTTGCGGGTGGTCCAGTTATCCCTGCAGATTTTCAGCCTGATGAACGTGGCCTAGCAATAGTTAAAGGTAACATTGAAAAAGCAGGCATAGTGGGTAGCATTGTTGCCGATGATTACAGCTGTGCGATGGTGAAAGCTTCCTTACTTGATTTTAATCCTGATACAGGTGAAAAACTTGATATCTTAACGATAGCGGCTCAACTTGAAGAAGACGTTCGCCAATCATTTGAAAAGGATAATATCACCGTTCACATTATCGGTTTTGCTAAAGTGGTTGGGGATGTAGCCGATGGTGCAAAAGGCGTTGTTGTTTTCTTCCTTATCGCCATTGCGATTACAGCGATCATGGTCTACTTTTTCTGTCACTCAATCAGTTTAACTCTATTACCGATTTTATGTTCTTTAGTGGCTGTTATTTGGCAGTTAGGTATGTTGTCTACTTTAGGTTTTGGTTTAGATCCAATGTCTATTTTAGTGCCATTCTTAGTCTTTGCTATTGGTGTTAGTCATGGCGTTCAAATGATTAACTCTGTTGTTCGACAAGTGAGTCTAGGATTCTCTAGCCAAGCAGCTGCACAAATAAGTTTTAGAGCTTTACTAATTCCTGGCGGAATCGCATTGTTATCCGACACTATTGGTTTTATGACCTTACTTTCGATTGATATTGGTGTCATTAGGGAATTAGCTATCACTGCATCATTAGGTGTTGCGATGATTATTCTTACCAACTTAATATTGTTGCCGTTATTGGTTTCTTATTTGAAAATCACACCAAAAGATAGAAATAATCACGCTGGAAACATTGGCGAAGAAAGTCCTATTTGGCGCTTTATGGCTACTTTTGCAACCAGGAAAACTGCTATTGTAATATTAGGGTTGACAGTAGTGCTTTACGCAGCAGGATTATTTAATTCACAGAATTTGAAAATAGGTGAATTACACGCAGGAGCCCCGGCGTTACATGAGTCGTCACGCTACAACCAGGACACCTTCTTAATTACGGACCGCTATGCTATTAGTGTAGATTATATGTCAGTTATTATTGAAACAACGCCTGATGCTTGTACGTATTACGAAACAATGAATATAATCGATAGATTTCAATGGCGAATGGAGAATGTTCCTGGCGTGCAATCTGCAGTGAGTTTAGCTTCAATTTCTAAGATTGTTAATGCAGGTTATAACGAAGGTAATCCTAATTGGCGTGTTATTCCGCGTAACCAACAAACATTAGTACAATCTATTGCACGTGTTCCATCGTCAAGTGGCTTGTTGAATAATGACTGTAGCGTAATGCCGGTAATTTTGTTTTTACAAGATCACAAAGCTGACACAATAGAACGTGTTGTTGATGAAGTTAAGTTAGCAGCACAAGAGCTAGGTAATGACCAGTTACAGTTTAAATTAGCGTCAGGTCCAATTGGTGTGATGGCTGCTACAAATGAAGCTGTTGCTGAAGCTCAATTACCTATGATGATTTATGTTTATGGTGCGGTAATTATATTGTGCTTATTAAGTTTTAGAAGCATCAGAGCAACGATTGTTGTTGTACTACCGTTATATATTGTATCAACACTTGCTCAGTGGTTAATGACGGTATTAGATATTGGTTTAACAGTTTCAACCTTACCGGTTATTGCTTTAGGTGTTGGCATTGGCGTTGATTATGGTATTTATATTTTATCTACCATGAATAATGAATTGAAAAATGGCGCTAATGTACATGACGCTTATCTGGCGGCATTGAAGGAGCGAGGTAGTGCAGTATTAATTACCGGCATTACCTTGGCAATTGGTGTTTCTACTTGGTTCTTCTCGGATTTAAAATTCCAAGTTGATATGGGAATACTCTTAACCTTTATGTTTTTAGTTAATATGCTAGCTGCTGTTATTGTTTTACCAGCTTTAGCTGCACTTTTATGGCCAAACAAGAAAGACTAA
- the pyrD gene encoding quinone-dependent dihydroorotate dehydrogenase — MFYPAIRKVLFKFDAETIHELTIKGLKSTGSNPLNALYKQRVAEKPVNVMGIDFPNPLGLAAGLDKNAECINAFAAMGFGFIEVGTVTPRPQPGNDKPRIFRLPEANAIINRMGFNNKGVDYLVSQVRAANFNGVLGINIGKNKDTPEENAKDDYIHCMRKVYNFATYITVNISSPNTPGLRALQYGDALNELLSALKAEQATLANQYGKYIPLAVKIAPDLTEDEVKSIAKSLIDNGIDGVIATNTTLSREGVEQLEHSTEQGGLSGTPVKDKSTTVIRILAKALDSKLPIIGVGGIASSNDANEKIAAGASLVQVYTGFIYQGPPLIKEIVSGL, encoded by the coding sequence ATGTTCTATCCTGCTATTCGTAAAGTTCTATTTAAATTTGATGCTGAAACTATTCATGAGTTGACAATTAAAGGGTTAAAAAGTACGGGGTCAAATCCTTTAAATGCACTTTATAAGCAACGTGTCGCCGAAAAACCGGTTAACGTGATGGGAATTGATTTCCCTAATCCATTGGGCTTGGCTGCGGGATTAGATAAAAATGCCGAGTGTATCAATGCTTTCGCAGCAATGGGCTTTGGTTTTATTGAAGTTGGAACGGTAACACCTAGACCACAACCTGGTAATGACAAACCGCGAATATTTAGACTACCTGAAGCTAATGCCATTATTAATCGTATGGGGTTTAATAATAAAGGCGTTGATTATCTAGTATCGCAAGTACGCGCAGCTAACTTTAATGGAGTGTTAGGGATAAATATAGGGAAAAATAAAGATACTCCAGAAGAAAATGCGAAAGATGATTACATTCATTGCATGCGTAAAGTTTATAACTTCGCCACATATATCACAGTAAATATATCATCACCGAATACCCCAGGCTTAAGAGCATTACAATATGGTGATGCGTTAAACGAGTTGTTGTCAGCATTAAAAGCAGAGCAAGCAACCTTAGCTAATCAATATGGAAAATATATTCCACTTGCCGTTAAAATAGCCCCAGATTTAACTGAAGATGAAGTGAAATCGATTGCTAAATCTTTAATTGATAACGGTATTGACGGTGTTATTGCAACTAATACTACCTTATCTCGAGAAGGCGTTGAGCAACTTGAACATAGCACTGAGCAGGGCGGTTTAAGTGGAACACCGGTTAAAGATAAGAGTACAACTGTTATCCGCATTTTAGCAAAAGCGTTAGATAGTAAATTACCTATTATAGGCGTTGGTGGTATTGCTTCTAGCAATGATGCCAATGAAAAAATAGCCGCGGGGGCAAGTTTAGTACAAGTTTATACTGGCTTTATCTATCAGGGTCCACCGCTGATTAAAGAGATAGTTAGTGGTTTATAA
- a CDS encoding WD40/YVTN/BNR-like repeat-containing protein: protein MPFIFPPLTIFLLLCSLSHSSYADELSAKKDNSIITIPSVEARLASKSLLLDITKVNSNKLVVVGEHGHILLSSDAVNWQQAKVPLQTTLTSVFFINSDLGWAVGHDATILNTVDGGSTWQIQQYKPELEKPLFDIVFKTPSEGIAIGAYGLVFRTQDGGASWHNEFHTEFLLPEDAEYLAEIKAEDEEAYLDEASSILPHFNRLILDNQTLYMVGEIGLVAQSDNFGVDWVPFDDIYQGSFFDISKTAQGGFLVVGLRGHVFKSADNGMTWQAIQTNTTSLINDIVLSEDGRIFLLANNGTLLESNDKGKSYQLRTQKDGKSLIAGVWFNGKLIVVSDVGVKQISL, encoded by the coding sequence ATGCCTTTTATTTTTCCCCCGTTAACCATATTTTTGCTTTTATGCTCTTTATCTCATTCGAGCTATGCTGATGAACTATCTGCAAAAAAAGATAATTCAATCATAACTATCCCTTCCGTTGAGGCTCGCTTAGCCAGTAAGTCATTATTACTCGATATAACTAAAGTGAATTCTAATAAATTAGTTGTTGTCGGCGAGCATGGACATATTTTACTTTCTTCTGATGCCGTTAATTGGCAACAAGCTAAAGTGCCATTACAAACAACACTAACAAGTGTATTTTTTATTAATAGTGATCTTGGTTGGGCTGTTGGTCATGATGCTACTATTTTAAATACTGTTGATGGTGGTTCAACATGGCAAATACAACAATATAAGCCCGAGCTAGAAAAACCTTTATTCGATATTGTTTTTAAAACGCCAAGTGAAGGTATTGCTATTGGTGCCTATGGACTTGTGTTTAGAACGCAAGATGGTGGTGCTAGTTGGCATAACGAATTTCATACAGAATTCCTCTTACCAGAAGATGCTGAATATTTAGCTGAAATAAAAGCAGAAGATGAAGAAGCCTACTTAGATGAAGCTTCATCTATTCTACCTCATTTTAATCGCTTGATTCTTGATAACCAAACTCTCTATATGGTCGGTGAAATTGGCTTGGTTGCTCAAAGTGATAACTTTGGCGTTGATTGGGTACCCTTTGATGATATTTACCAAGGCTCTTTTTTTGATATATCTAAAACAGCACAAGGCGGTTTTTTAGTCGTTGGTCTGCGTGGTCATGTCTTTAAAAGTGCAGATAATGGAATGACCTGGCAAGCAATTCAAACTAATACCACGTCACTTATTAATGATATTGTATTAAGTGAAGATGGTCGTATTTTTTTATTAGCAAATAATGGCACCTTATTAGAAAGTAATGACAAAGGTAAAAGTTATCAGCTAAGAACACAAAAAGATGGTAAGTCGTTAATCGCAGGCGTGTGGTTTAACGGAAAATTAATTGTTGTTTCAGATGTCGGCGTAAAGCAAATATCTTTATAA